Part of the Vigna unguiculata cultivar IT97K-499-35 chromosome 3, ASM411807v1, whole genome shotgun sequence genome, tataattaatataaataatccgtagctaattatcaaataattaactaaaatatatgttgtgtataattttttaaatatgaatagaGTTACTAGCACACTCTGTAATTTTCTTTGTACAACACCTATAAACAtcttctaattaaaaatattttgcaacaaaaaaaggtgacattttaaacaaaataagcacacactaaatttatattaagtaaattatattaacaacttccaatttctttttttaactttttctgaCATTCTAGATTTTTACAAATGTTACAGAAATATTGCATGTCTTAACAGATTATATCACCACACTATATTATATACACGTTCTCTTAAATTTACTCAATATGATATTACCAATTGAAAAATAGTCGGATTTTGAACATAAACATGAGCTATTTTTTTATACAGCCACGAATATGTTTAGAAATTTTGATGGTTACAGCTTATTTTGAGAGTAAATTGAATTTCAAGAATTGTAAAAGTATGCTTGTCTAGAAATATGTTGGGTAGCAGAAATATACTAATAActcacaattaaaataaaaattaaaaataaaataaaaaaacttaacagacaataaataataatgtaaattttaagaataaaaatacagTAATACCtttccttaaaaataaatatctaaaaaaaataatcttctcAAAGAAAATTACTGTAATACtgttataagataaaaaaaataaactggCTTGTTCTCAAAGAAAACAGGAacctcttatttttatttatttatttatttttctgtgcGATGTTGATGTTGATGCAGCTTACGCAAGCACCAATAATGGCAGGTGTTTTCAAACAAAATAGTAATAACTTTACTCTAAGGAGAGGCCCACCGCAAAAAGAAAGGTGACGTGTCCTCGCCCACACAGTCCGAGATAGAAGATAAGGACACACCCACAACAATGTTTAACCAAACCAATTCATAGTTCATTCTCTTCCAAACTCACACtcacctttttcttcttcttcttccatggCTTCTCTTCTTCCCATCATCATctccttcctcttcctcttctcaCTCTCCAACGCTCACTCCCCAGTTTCCTTCACAATCCCTGTCACAAAAGACGCTGCTACCCTTCAATACCTAACCACCCTCTCCTACGGCACTCCCCTTGTTCCAACCAAACTGGTCCTTGATTTGGGAGGTTCTTTCCTCTGGCTCCACTGTGCCTCCCGAAACATCCCTTCGTCTTCTTCCCTCACCACCCCTCACCGCTCCCTCCAATGCTTCACAGCCAAAACCCACAAATCGGCCAACTCCTTTCTCTCCGGCTCCGTCGACCAGCACCTCTACCAACCTTGCCGAGTCTTTCCGGAGAACAGCATCACCGGAACCATCGCCACCGAGGGAGAACTGGTGGAGGACCTCATGGCCCTTCAATCTGCGGAATCCAAAACCATCCACGAGCACCAGAGTCGCTTCACGTGTTCCCCTAACTCCCTCTTGCATGGCCTCGCCAAGGGTGCCAGAGGCATGGTTGGCCTCGCCAGGTCCCGCAGTTCGCTTCCCTCCCAGGTTTTCGACAACTTCAGCACGCAGCGAAAACTCACTCTCTGCCTCTCCTCCTCCAAAGGGGTTCTTCTGCTGGGGAACGTCGCTTACGAATCCGAGATTCTCAGGTCTCTAACCTTCACGCCCCTCGTCACCAGTTTCCCCTCCCTCGAATACTTCATCAACGTCAGCTCCGTCAAAATCAACGGGAAAAGGTTGGCCTTGGACGCCTCGGAGTTCAACGAGCAAGAGGGTGGTGGAGGAGGGGCTTTGACTCTTATAAGCTCAATTGTGCCCTACACCACCATGCAGAGTTCCATCTACAACTCTTTCAAGGAAGCGTTTTTGGACGCTGCCCTGTCCATGAACATGACCAGAGTGGCCTCTGTGGCACCCTTTGAGCTCTGTTTCAGTTCCCCGCAAGTGGGGTCCTCTGTGCCGCTCATTGAACTGGTTCTGCAGAGTGAGATGGTGAAGTGGAGCGTGCATGGGAGGAACTCCATGGTGAGAGTGAGCGATAAGGTGGCGTGTTTAGGGTTCTTTGATGGAGGTGTGAACCCGAGAAATTCCATTGTGATCGGAGGGTATCAATTGGAAGATGTTATAGTGCAGTTTGACTTGGCCACTTCCATGGTGGGATTTAGTTCTTCACTTCTCACCAAAAATACCAAGTGTTCCGATTTTAAGTTCGGTAGTTCCATTCCTGCAGACTCCATCTGAAGATTGAATGGAGTTCTACTTCTAGCTCTAGTAGTACTAAGGACTAAGTCCTTCTGTTTGATTTATGTTTCTGCACCGAAGCTTCTAAATTACCAAGTTTTCTTGTTCAATTAAGTTTCTGAAGCTTCTCAATTTTGTAAGAACTTGATTTTTGggtagtttttcttttttttttcttctttgtttatcCTGCACTATTGGTTGTATTATTTAACGATGGTGGTGAGAGATATTATGATCTTATGATTTGATGGCACTTTTGCGCCCACTGTAATTTTGACATTGGAATGGGAATTTTGGTTATTATCGTGTGCTTAAAGAATTTTGCTAAATTGCAAAATGGGGGAAAATATCGTGATTGGATTCGTATTCTGCTCCTTTGATAAAAAGGGCATCTATGATTGTGGAATTTGGACACTTCCGAAAGGATATCATGAATCCATTGTGTCCAAAAGCATGGTTCACataaattcttttcttttcttctttgttaCAAAAGCATGAAGTTACACGATTGGCTGAGAAACAAGTTGCAACAATGATGACGCATTGGGCCTGTGAAGTGgaagaaattattaatatcatGAATGCTGCCACATTTCAGATAATGGTTATTTATCACCTTCCATCCTCCACACTTAATTCTCTCTGCTGTCACACTTCTGCAGAATCTGGATCATTATTGTTACACTGTTAGTTCTCTTCTGGTCGAGGAACTAGTTTCTGCAGAGTTTAATTTCAGTTGATGAAAATGAAGTGGGACTTTTacttaataaaacaaaactaaatcattttatacattctttatttataaaatacattaaaagaGTTCTTATTCAAGTCGTGCAATTAACATCCTAAAACTtcatatatatatcaataatgtAAATAGCGTAATTCCAAGGACGTTATGTATTTGGagtataacattttaaataattgttatgtGGAAACTTTAATTATATCCATACCcataacaaattaatatttttaaaattttaggtcatattataattaaaatttgtcacaAGTAAACCTTTTGTAAATTAAAAGgttatatctttttctttacaatatataatttacattgatataaagttattttaaattgaatagaTAAACCGttaaagaaagtaaaatataaagttattttaaatattttattaaatgccATGCCATAATACATGTTAATTCTTTTGGGTGTTATTTTCAGGAAGCGGAATAAAATTTCACTGATTTTATAATAAGTTTAGTACAGTGGTAATttataacttcttttatttctattatttccGAGTTATAAATACGTCTCTTAAGTTATTAAACTTTCAACATAAC contains:
- the LOC114179171 gene encoding gamma conglutin 1-like — its product is MASLLPIIISFLFLFSLSNAHSPVSFTIPVTKDAATLQYLTTLSYGTPLVPTKLVLDLGGSFLWLHCASRNIPSSSSLTTPHRSLQCFTAKTHKSANSFLSGSVDQHLYQPCRVFPENSITGTIATEGELVEDLMALQSAESKTIHEHQSRFTCSPNSLLHGLAKGARGMVGLARSRSSLPSQVFDNFSTQRKLTLCLSSSKGVLLLGNVAYESEILRSLTFTPLVTSFPSLEYFINVSSVKINGKRLALDASEFNEQEGGGGGALTLISSIVPYTTMQSSIYNSFKEAFLDAALSMNMTRVASVAPFELCFSSPQVGSSVPLIELVLQSEMVKWSVHGRNSMVRVSDKVACLGFFDGGVNPRNSIVIGGYQLEDVIVQFDLATSMVGFSSSLLTKNTKCSDFKFGSSIPADSI